GAACGAGGAGAAACGTACATCCGGTAAGACGACCGGACCGGATAATAAGAACGCGCTCCGCGCCTATCTTCAGCGCGCAGAGGTCAGGCTCTCCACGATGCACCGCATTGCGGGGGCGTTCCTCGGCGGCGCGGGTCTGCTGTTGCTCCTGCCGACATTTCTCCGAGACGCGCCCGTTCAGGTATTCGGTGTCATCAATAAAGCCGTTCCCATGCTGTCGATGCAGTGGAACCTCCCGCCTCTTCTTATCGTCATCGCGCTCGGTCTTCCCGTGGTGATCGCGTACACGATTCCCGTCTATGCGCTCTGGCTCTTGCTCCAAGATCTGACGTTGTTCTACTTCAGCGTCAATACCCCTAAAAATGTAGCGCTCGGGAAAACCGATAAGCCGATATTCCATCCCAGGTTTTCGCTGACGGCGATACCCTTTAGCGATGATGAACCCTCGGATCTGAAAAAACAGCTTCGTGCGATCCAGTTCGGATCTTCACTGAAGCACTCCGTCCTCCCTCACGTACACAAAGACAAGCATTGGTTCAAAGCCCTTATAGAAAAGGAAAAGGAAGAAGAAGAGGAGGAAAAGCAGGTAGCGCTTCCTGATGATTCGTGGCTCGAGGAGTGTCCGACAGATCATGAAGACGATCGATCCGCCTTGTGCGCGGCGTTCGGTCTTGCCGGTGCCTACAACCATGACTTGGTTACGGAGGTGGCAAAAACTGAACTGTCGCTGATTCGTCATAATCTGAACCTCAAGCGTCTCGTTCTGCGGTACATGAAGGCGCTGCTCACGCTCGTGTGGACCACACTCCTATCCTTTATGGTTCTCGCCGGGATCAATGATATTATGCCTGAGAAGGATCTCATTGTGGTCGTGCTTGGGTTTCTGGCGTGGGCTATTATTACGCCGTGGATCGTGAGGGCGCCCACCAGGTGGGTCTATCGTGGGCACAGCCAGCATGCGGCCGGCGGCATTAACGATCGGTACCTGGCACGGTTCGAGAGGCTCGTCATTTCCGGTTGCTTTCTCGCCGCACTTATCACGTCCGGCATCGCTGGATTTTTTGTGGGATGGGCCTTTATTTGGCTCGGTCCAGTGGGTCCCGGTCTGGCGCTTGCGCGAAGCTTCGGCTGGCTGAAGCACGATCTGTTGAGGTGGCTGTGATTGAGTGACACGGAAAGATGGGGCGACATTTATGATTGCGCCGGTCTCGAAGCCTGAGTCACCACTTGATGTTGAGGGAGTTGACGTAGATATGACCGCAGATGAAAGCGTTCACATCGTGCGTGAGATTCGAAGGCGGTAGCCTCAATGGATGGGATGGTGGCTGTAAACCCGCCGCTCCACCTCGCGGCGGGTTGTGTGTTATTGGGGGTGAATATGGCGCTGTCCATGGTCGCCGCAGGTAGGCCGCCGGATGATGCGGTGCGGTACGTCCACAACATGAGTCAAAGGAGCAATTAATGAGGGCAAGCCCCGATGGTCTGTCCCCCTGGTGGCGGTATTCGCTTGCCATCACAATGATATGTGGGTTAGCCGTATTGATTTGGCTGGCGGTGCGGACCTATCAATTTGCGCCGCCAATCCCGGACAAGGTGACCGGTCCCGGCGGCGTGACCGTCATGACAGCCGACCAGATCCGAGCCGGTCAGGAAGTCTTCTTGAAGTACGGTCTCATGGAAAACGGGTCCGTCTGGGGACATGGAGCGTATTTAGGGCCGGATTTTTCGGCTGAGTATTTGCACGCCTTGGCGGTCGAAGCGGGACCGGCGTTAAAGCAGAATCGCTATGACCCGCACACAGAGATACTGACGTTCACGGAGGCGGAGGCCGCGACATTTGAGCAGCAGGTGGTCAGGTGGACGGCGTACTTTGCCGAGCCGACAGGCAGCGTAGGGCTGCCGGCCGGATATATCACTGACCCCAAGGAGTTACGACAGCTTACCGCCTTCTTCGCGTGGACGGCATGGGCGTCCGTGGCGAATCGACCCGACAAGCCCTACTCGTACACGAACAACTTTCCGTACGAACCGCTGGCCGGGAATACACTCACAGCCGACGCGATTCTGTGGAGCGCGCTGAGTCTGATCACGCTGTTGGCGGGGATCGCGGGGGTGCTGGTCGCGTTCGGCAAGTTTGATTTCCTTGGCTGGAAGGGCCGGAGCGGGCATGTGCACCCAACGATGTTGCCGGGCGTGGCCTCGGATAGCCAGCGGGCGACGATCAAGCTCTTTGCGATAGTGGCGCTGCTGTTTGTGGTGCAGGTGATTGTCGGCGCCGCAGTCGCGCATTACCGGGCTGAGCCGGGCAAGTTCTATGGTCTGGACCTGGCGGAAGTCGCGCCGAGCCACATTATGCGGACATGGCATTTGCAGTTGGCGATCTTCTGGATCGCGACCGCCTACGTTGCGGGTGGACTGTTCCTGGCGGCGGCGCTGGGCAACCGGGAGGTGCGCGGGCAGGTTCCGGGCATCAACCTGTTGTGCGCCGCGCTGGTGGTGGTCGTCGTCGGCAGCTCGTTAGGCGAGTGGCTGGGGGTGAATCAGGTGTTCGGCCCGCTGTGGTTTTGGCTG
Above is a genomic segment from Candidatus Methylomirabilis tolerans containing:
- a CDS encoding cbb3-type cytochrome c oxidase subunit I yields the protein MRASPDGLSPWWRYSLAITMICGLAVLIWLAVRTYQFAPPIPDKVTGPGGVTVMTADQIRAGQEVFLKYGLMENGSVWGHGAYLGPDFSAEYLHALAVEAGPALKQNRYDPHTEILTFTEAEAATFEQQVVRWTAYFAEPTGSVGLPAGYITDPKELRQLTAFFAWTAWASVANRPDKPYSYTNNFPYEPLAGNTLTADAILWSALSLITLLAGIAGVLVAFGKFDFLGWKGRSGHVHPTMLPGVASDSQRATIKLFAIVALLFVVQVIVGAAVAHYRAEPGKFYGLDLAEVAPSHIMRTWHLQLAIFWIATAYVAGGLFLAAALGNREVRGQVPGINLLCAALVVVVVGSSLGEWLGVNQVFGPLWFWLGHQGWEYLDLGRVWQILLVIGLVLWLILLVRAMAPARDNPKQRHVVWLFQYAALAIPLFYLPAMFFNSTTHLSVVDNWRFWIVHLWVEGFLELFVTVMVALIFFQLGVMSHANVERVIYLDAILYLGSGIIGTGHHWYWTGQTTITMALSAVFSAMEVVPLTLLTLDAWDFIKLTKSECDACELPVAVPHKWLFYFLMAVGFWNFVGAGVFGFLINLPVISFYEVGTILTSNHGHTAMMGVFGMLALALMVLAFRQVLDEQQWQRVEKYVRVSFWGLNIGLALMVILSLFPGGVLQLWDVLTNGYWHARGPEFMNRPFVRLLEWLRLPGDAVFIALGAVPMAIAAILTYRYTLVNSRRQP